The proteins below come from a single Planctomycetaceae bacterium genomic window:
- a CDS encoding alpha/beta hydrolase — MRPFALLCFVITYGFITTVQAQVVQRDIPYSEPAGELQVLDVYSPDHAKNLPVVFWIHGGGWQTGDKSDVRLKPQLFMDRGFVFVSTNYRLLPDVEMETIIRDVAKSVRWVHDHIAEYGGDPDRLLVMGHSAGAQLAALICTDDRYLKAEGLPLDIIRGCVPVDGDTYDIPAIIVTAETRRRVHGQPQAKFGHREKFGNNPEKHIDFSAVTHVAPNKGIPPFLILYVADHPDNSAQAQRLGAVLSEAGIWAKLSGARETNHNRLNDELGLPDDPSTKVLLEFVDGAQKK, encoded by the coding sequence ATGAGACCATTCGCGCTGCTGTGTTTCGTCATCACATATGGATTCATAACGACCGTGCAGGCACAGGTCGTCCAGCGTGACATTCCGTATTCGGAGCCGGCCGGCGAACTTCAGGTGCTGGATGTCTACTCACCCGATCATGCAAAGAACCTGCCGGTGGTGTTCTGGATTCACGGCGGTGGCTGGCAGACCGGGGACAAGTCCGACGTTCGGCTGAAGCCGCAGTTGTTCATGGACCGGGGATTCGTGTTTGTCTCCACGAACTACCGACTATTGCCCGACGTCGAAATGGAAACGATTATCCGCGATGTCGCGAAGTCCGTGCGGTGGGTCCACGATCATATTGCGGAATATGGCGGTGACCCCGATCGCCTGCTGGTGATGGGTCATTCGGCCGGCGCGCAGTTAGCGGCGTTAATCTGCACCGACGATCGTTACCTGAAGGCGGAGGGCCTGCCACTGGACATCATCCGCGGCTGCGTGCCGGTGGACGGCGACACGTACGACATTCCGGCGATTATCGTCACCGCGGAGACTCGCCGCCGCGTGCATGGTCAGCCACAGGCGAAGTTCGGGCATCGCGAAAAATTCGGCAATAATCCCGAAAAGCACATCGACTTTTCCGCCGTCACGCACGTTGCGCCGAACAAGGGAATTCCTCCGTTCCTGATTCTTTACGTTGCCGATCACCCCGACAACTCCGCCCAGGCGCAGCGGCTGGGGGCGGTGCTGTCGGAAGCCGGGATCTGGGCGAAACTGTCCGGCGCCAGAGAAACGAACCACAACAGACTGAACGACGAACTCGGTCTTCCCGATGATCCGTCGACGAAGGTGTTGCTTGAGTTCGTTGACGGCGCGCAGAAGAAGTGA
- a CDS encoding serine hydrolase, protein MKLVRFVLMAVPVIAWLSDQAVGQESGLPRSTPEAQGVSSAGVLEFLEAADQHVNSMHSFMLVRHGHVVAEAWWEPESADKAHVLWSLSKSFTSTAVGLAVAEGRLSIDDPVLKFFPDEAPAEPSANLKAMRVRDLLTMSAGHQDEVNLREAKDWVRAFLNHPVPHKPGTHFRYNTPATYMQSAIVQKVTGETVVDYLTPRLFEPLGIEKPRWDESPQGISIGGYGLFLRTEDIAKFGQLYLQKGKWQGRQLIPAGWIEQATSKQVSNGSDPERDWDQGYGFQFWRCRHNAFRGDGKDGQFCVVIPDQDAVVAITANTGDMQAELNVVWDKLLPAFHDKPLAENPEAVARLKEVTSRLKAKR, encoded by the coding sequence ATGAAACTGGTCAGATTCGTATTGATGGCGGTACCTGTCATTGCATGGCTTTCCGACCAGGCGGTCGGTCAGGAGTCCGGCTTGCCGCGAAGTACTCCCGAAGCTCAGGGCGTGTCGTCGGCCGGAGTTCTGGAATTTCTTGAGGCCGCGGATCAACACGTCAATTCGATGCACAGTTTTATGCTGGTGCGTCACGGTCATGTTGTCGCCGAAGCATGGTGGGAACCGGAATCGGCAGACAAGGCACATGTGCTGTGGTCGCTGAGCAAGAGCTTCACGTCAACCGCCGTCGGGCTGGCGGTTGCCGAAGGCCGATTGAGCATCGATGACCCGGTGTTGAAGTTCTTTCCGGATGAAGCTCCGGCCGAGCCTTCCGCAAATCTGAAAGCGATGCGAGTCCGGGATCTGCTGACGATGTCGGCCGGTCATCAGGACGAGGTGAACCTGAGAGAAGCGAAGGACTGGGTGCGTGCGTTTCTGAATCATCCGGTACCTCACAAGCCGGGAACTCACTTCCGGTACAACACTCCGGCGACGTATATGCAGTCGGCCATCGTGCAGAAGGTGACCGGCGAAACGGTGGTTGATTACCTGACACCGCGACTGTTCGAACCGCTTGGAATTGAAAAGCCGCGATGGGACGAAAGTCCGCAGGGGATTTCGATTGGCGGGTACGGACTTTTTCTGCGCACGGAAGACATCGCTAAGTTCGGTCAGCTTTATCTGCAGAAGGGCAAATGGCAGGGCAGGCAGCTCATACCGGCCGGCTGGATTGAACAGGCCACGTCGAAGCAGGTTTCCAACGGCAGTGATCCGGAACGTGACTGGGATCAGGGTTACGGATTTCAGTTCTGGCGCTGTCGTCATAACGCCTTTCGCGGCGACGGTAAGGACGGGCAGTTCTGCGTTGTCATTCCCGATCAGGATGCCGTCGTGGCGATTACGGCCAACACGGGAGACATGCAGGCCGAGCTGAATGTCGTCTGGGACAAACTGCTGCCGGCGTTTCATGACAAGCCGCTGGCGGAAAATCCTGAGGCAGTGGCAAGGCTGAAGGAAGTTACTTCCCGACTGAAGGCCAAACGGTAA